A single window of Myxococcota bacterium DNA harbors:
- a CDS encoding 5-formyltetrahydrofolate cyclo-ligase, producing the protein EVPLDAVVHHSTARGKRVLFPVVVGPELELGPDPATPARVPIHEVDLFLVPGQVFDRALRRLGRGGGHYDRLLARRRSDATLVGICYDDRVIEALPEDPWDVRMHAVVTERGVSR; encoded by the coding sequence ACGAGGTGCCGCTCGACGCGGTGGTCCACCACAGCACGGCCCGTGGGAAGCGGGTGCTGTTTCCGGTGGTGGTGGGGCCTGAGCTCGAGCTCGGGCCCGACCCGGCGACTCCGGCGCGCGTCCCCATTCATGAGGTCGACTTGTTCCTGGTTCCGGGTCAGGTGTTCGACCGTGCGCTGCGCCGGCTGGGGCGGGGCGGGGGACACTACGACCGACTGCTCGCGCGTCGGCGTTCGGATGCGACGCTGGTCGGAATCTGTTACGACGATCGCGTGATCGAGGCCCTTCCAGAAGATCCGTGGGACGTCCGCATGCACGCGGTCGTGACC